The proteins below come from a single Hyperolius riggenbachi isolate aHypRig1 chromosome 8, aHypRig1.pri, whole genome shotgun sequence genomic window:
- the LOC137528360 gene encoding cis-aconitate decarboxylase-like, translating into MFSRAVHSTKKLQQLSRQIHKSAVKVVVGNQLEETVTNSFASFIHGVRPGHLSDIVRHRSKRMILDNIGVGLIGSTTHVFDIVLKYCQDLHFSVVDNPAHCSVYGRKSVKLSPTLASYVNGVAAHSMDFDDTWHPATHPSGAVLPALLALTQMLSQSRQVTGEELLMAFNVGIEIQGRLMAFSSEAKKIPKKFHPPSVVGTMGSAAASAKLLSLNKDQCTHALAIAASLAGAPMANAATLAKPLHIGNATRLGLEAAILAARGMEANSLILDDVPGCAGFSAFYGDYQPKPLLLQGDSYEFLLEKQDIAFKSFPAHLGMHWIADAATSVRNRVINLHGSFDPSAIQSIVLRIPVSKYINRPYPDSEHEARHSFQFNACTALLDGEVNISSFHEDNIFRKELNVLLSKVVIEHPQDNEANFDKMYGEVALLLKNGDVMSGKCDTFYGHWRKPLSRESLLNKFLTNARHAIQEDQIQEVIQLVDNLESLTDGSQLPVLLQ; encoded by the exons ATGTTCTCTAGAGCTGTTCAC AGCACCAAGAAGCTTCAGCAGCTGTCAAGGCAGATTCACAAGTCAGCTGTGAAAG TGGTTGTGGGGAACCAGTTAGAAGAAACAGTTACCAACAGCTTTGCTTCCTTCATCCATGGCGTACGCCCGGGACACCTCTCTGATATTGTGCGTCACAGAAGTAAGCGCATGATCCTGGACAACATTGGAGTTGGCCTGATTGGAAGCACAACTCACGTctttgatattgtgctgaaatatTGTCAG GATCTGCATTTTTCGGTTGTTGACAATCCTGCCCATTGTTCTGTGTATGGAAGAAAAAGTGTAAAGCTGTCTCCAACCCTGGCTTCCTATGTGAATGGAGTAGCT GCTCACTCCATGGACTTTGATGACACCTGGCATCCTGCAACCCACCCTTCTGGCGCTGTGCTTCCTGCCCTCTTGGCACTGACACAAATGCTTTCACAAAGCAGGCAAGTGACTGGTGAGGAACTACTGATGGCGTTCAATGTGGGAATAGAAATACAAGGAAGACTGATGGCATTCTCCAGTGAAGCAAAGAAGATTCCTAAAAA ATTCCATCCACCTTCTGTTGTGGGAACCATGGGAAGTGCTGCAGCATCAGCCAAGCTTCTTTCTTTAAATAAAGATCAATGTACTCATGCACTGGCAATTGCTGCCTCCCTGGCTGGTGCCCCCATGGCCAATGCTGCCACACTGGCCAAGCCtttacacattggcaatgctacaAGGTTGGGCCTTGAAGCTGCTATTCTGGCAGCTAGAGGAATGGAGGCCAATTCCCTTATATTAGATGATGTTCCAGGCTGTGCTGGTTTTAGTGCATTTTATGGTGACTACCAGCCTAAACCACTCCTGCTGCAAGGAGATAGCTATGAATTTCTGCTAGAAAAGCAAGACATTGCATTCAAGTCTTTCCCAGCACATCTGGGAATGCACTGGATCGCCGACGCTgcaacttcagtcagaaacagagttaTTAATCTTCATGGTTCTTTTGATCCATCTGCCATTCAGTCTATTGTTCTCAGAATCCCAGTCTCAAAATACATTAACAGGCCCTATCCAGACTCAGAACATGAGGCTCGTCACTCTTTCCAGTTCAATGCTTGTACAGCTCTCCTGGATGGTGAGGTTAACATCAGTTCCTTTCATGAAGACAACATATTTCGCAAAGAGCTCAATGTTCTATTGAGCAAAGTGGTGATCGAGCATCCCCAAGACAATGAGGCCAACTTTGATAAGATGTATGGTGAAGTGGCTCTACTGCTGAAGAATGGAGATGTCATGAGTGGTAAATGTGACACTTTCTACGGTCACTGGAGAAAACCCCTAAGCAGGGAATCTCTGCTGAATAAATTCCTGACCAATGCCAGACATGCCATCCAAGAAGACCAAATCCAAGAAGTTATACAGTTGGTGGACAACCTAGAAAGCCTTACAGAtggctcccagttacctgtgctgcTCCAGTAA